From Helicobacter anatolicus, the proteins below share one genomic window:
- a CDS encoding DUF4198 domain-containing protein, whose amino-acid sequence MKKILFFVVLSVMGFAHQFFPVQENGEYKVVFWADGHWGEYQVQNIFGIVAKDSAGMNQKVAFDYANNKIIATNPAMLAIHYDFGHYTFLSNGKHYAQRRDSLTDKEGGNKVTQTRKIYKIGKSIFQWNANFSKPIGLKLEIVPLQNPLELKEGDSLRLQVFFEGRPAQGLEFEDQIDDIENLYTDENGIIELKLRKPQDGLQIFGTSIKIRQLDKFADTLQITSTLSFKTK is encoded by the coding sequence ATGAAAAAAATATTGTTTTTTGTAGTTTTAAGTGTGATGGGCTTTGCACATCAATTTTTTCCCGTGCAAGAGAATGGGGAGTATAAGGTGGTATTTTGGGCAGATGGACATTGGGGAGAATATCAAGTTCAAAATATTTTTGGAATCGTTGCAAAAGATTCTGCAGGTATGAATCAAAAAGTAGCTTTTGATTATGCAAATAATAAGATTATTGCTACAAATCCAGCAATGCTTGCCATACATTATGACTTTGGGCATTATACTTTTTTATCAAATGGCAAACACTATGCGCAAAGACGCGATAGTTTGACTGATAAAGAAGGTGGAAATAAAGTTACACAAACAAGAAAAATTTATAAAATTGGTAAGAGTATTTTTCAATGGAATGCTAATTTTTCTAAACCTATTGGTTTGAAATTAGAAATTGTACCTTTGCAAAATCCTTTGGAGTTAAAAGAGGGCGATAGTTTGCGTTTGCAAGTTTTCTTTGAAGGCAGGCCTGCACAAGGTTTAGAGTTTGAAGATCAAATTGATGATATTGAAAATCTTTATACAGATGAAAATGGAATTATAGAACTCAAACTTAGAAAGCCTCAAGATGGTTTGCAGATTTTTGGTACAAGTATCAAAATAAGACAGCTTGATAAATTTGCAGATACTTTACAAATTACTTCGACTTTAAGCTTTAAAACTAAATAA
- a CDS encoding class I SAM-dependent methyltransferase — protein MKQGDFTKVAQYYHNRPAYSTNLLEKLLCCVNENHKNLQALNVVEVGAGTGKMTQLLANFGMNIVAVEPNLNMRLEGQKAVKNSNVKWQEGSGERTGVEDNFADWAMMASSFHWTDPKKSLPEFSRILKPDGYFTAIWNPRNIEKGSLFDEIEQEIKAILPELNRVSSGTQNVKKWEDILVSTGDFRDCFFMECDYIEIMDKERYMGAWHSVNDIQAQAGEERWKKILSMIETKVSHLKIIEVPYKIRAWSVKNNKSRS, from the coding sequence ATGAAACAAGGCGATTTTACAAAAGTGGCGCAATACTATCATAATAGACCCGCTTATAGCACAAATTTATTAGAAAAATTATTGTGTTGTGTGAATGAGAATCATAAAAATTTACAAGCATTAAATGTTGTTGAAGTGGGTGCTGGTACAGGAAAGATGACACAGCTACTTGCAAATTTTGGTATGAATATTGTGGCAGTGGAGCCAAATTTAAATATGCGCTTAGAAGGACAAAAAGCTGTAAAAAATTCCAATGTAAAATGGCAAGAAGGAAGTGGTGAACGCACAGGAGTAGAGGATAATTTTGCAGATTGGGCAATGATGGCAAGTTCTTTTCATTGGACAGATCCCAAAAAATCTTTACCAGAATTTTCAAGAATCTTAAAACCTGATGGGTATTTCACAGCAATTTGGAATCCAAGAAATATAGAAAAAGGATCTTTGTTTGATGAGATTGAGCAAGAAATAAAGGCAATTTTACCAGAACTTAATCGTGTAAGCAGTGGCACACAAAATGTGAAAAAATGGGAAGATATTTTGGTATCTACAGGGGATTTTAGAGATTGCTTTTTTATGGAATGCGATTATATAGAAATAATGGATAAAGAAAGATATATGGGGGCATGGCATTCTGTAAATGATATTCAAGCACAAGCGGGAGAAGAAAGATGGAAAAAGATTTTATCGATGATAGAAACTAAAGTCTCGCATTTAAAAATTATTGAGGTGCCCTACAAAATTCGTGCTTGGAGCGTAAAAAATAATAAATCAAGGAGTTAA
- a CDS encoding MFS transporter, protein MQRVLNKRICSIIAASSGNLVEWFDFYIFAFSAVYFAHVFSTSENPIIQQINTFGVFAAGFFMRPIGSYIFGSLADKVGRKKSMVFSVILMALGSFIIAALPSKDIVGDFAILLLLFARLLQGLSVGGEYGIAATYLSELATEGKRGFYSSFQYVTLIGGQLLAVGSISIMLIIFEEKEMYEHAWRILFVVGGLLALGSLIVRNVMEESAVKLEHYKDRGTLKALWKYKERFFMVIGITAGGSLGFYTITTYIKTYMINAGIDKTLSNNILLVALFFLMILQPVFGMLGDKIGHKKSLMIFSFLGFVGIYPFYHLLGIVKSGIGIFLIILALFVVLSFYTSVAGIFKAKLFPEHVRALGTGLGYAVANAVFGGSAPYVALQFKNAGYENGFFVYVAVLMVVMLITSFFLPKSTELR, encoded by the coding sequence ATGCAACGAGTTTTAAATAAAAGAATTTGCTCGATTATAGCAGCAAGTAGTGGTAATCTTGTGGAGTGGTTTGATTTTTATATTTTTGCATTTAGTGCAGTTTATTTTGCTCATGTTTTTTCAACTTCTGAAAATCCTATTATCCAACAAATTAATACCTTTGGCGTTTTTGCTGCGGGATTTTTTATGCGTCCTATTGGTTCTTATATTTTTGGTTCACTGGCAGATAAAGTGGGGCGGAAGAAGTCAATGGTATTTTCTGTTATATTGATGGCTTTAGGATCTTTTATTATTGCAGCATTGCCAAGCAAAGATATAGTTGGAGATTTTGCAATACTTTTATTGTTGTTTGCAAGATTGCTTCAAGGACTTAGTGTTGGTGGAGAATATGGAATTGCAGCTACTTATCTTTCAGAACTTGCAACGGAAGGAAAAAGAGGTTTTTATTCTTCATTTCAGTATGTAACTTTGATTGGCGGGCAGCTTCTAGCAGTTGGTAGTATTAGTATCATGCTTATTATTTTTGAAGAAAAAGAGATGTATGAGCATGCATGGAGAATTTTATTTGTAGTTGGAGGCTTGCTTGCACTCGGATCTTTAATAGTTAGAAATGTAATGGAGGAAAGTGCAGTTAAATTAGAACACTATAAAGATCGTGGGACGCTCAAAGCATTGTGGAAATATAAAGAACGATTTTTTATGGTGATTGGCATTACAGCTGGAGGCTCTTTAGGGTTCTATACAATTACAACTTATATTAAAACCTACATGATTAATGCAGGGATTGATAAGACTTTGTCCAATAATATTTTATTAGTTGCATTATTTTTTTTAATGATATTGCAACCAGTTTTTGGAATGCTTGGAGATAAAATAGGACATAAAAAATCGCTAATGATTTTTAGTTTCTTAGGGTTTGTGGGAATTTATCCTTTTTATCATTTGTTGGGAATAGTAAAAAGTGGTATAGGAATTTTTTTAATTATATTAGCATTATTTGTTGTTTTAAGTTTTTATACTTCTGTGGCAGGAATTTTTAAAGCTAAACTTTTTCCTGAACATGTAAGAGCACTTGGAACAGGGTTGGGCTATGCAGTTGCAAATGCTGTTTTTGGTGGTTCTGCTCCATATGTAGCCTTACAATTTAAAAATGCAGGTTATGAAAATGGATTTTTTGTCTATGTAGCAGTTTTGATGGTAGTTATGCTTATCACTTCTTTTTTTCTTCCTAAAAGTACTGAGTTGAGATAA
- a CDS encoding class I SAM-dependent methyltransferase, protein MEKIVEQKWDYTKHAKFYEYRPNYAPNVIKMLCDYAKTLAGGGRLKVADIGAGTGNLSIMLLENSCSVVSVEPNDAMREIGIERTKGQDIQWVRATGIETTLQSQTFDWVSFGSSFNVMDRSLALKETHRILKDGGVFSCMWNHRDLQDPIQEIAENIIMSLVPNYTRGVRREEQRGVIEEHKDLFDEILYIEQDFYFHQSIENYILAWKSVKNPYWDLETQEGAELFEKITYQMRHQLPSAFDIKYTTRSWSAKKVKK, encoded by the coding sequence ATGGAAAAAATCGTAGAGCAAAAGTGGGATTATACAAAACATGCAAAATTTTATGAATACCGACCAAATTATGCACCAAATGTGATTAAAATGTTATGTGATTATGCAAAAACACTAGCAGGGGGAGGGCGCTTAAAGGTTGCTGATATTGGTGCTGGAACCGGAAATTTGAGTATCATGCTTTTGGAAAATTCTTGCAGTGTTGTGAGTGTCGAGCCAAATGATGCGATGAGAGAAATTGGTATAGAAAGAACAAAAGGGCAAGATATTCAATGGGTGCGTGCAACAGGGATAGAGACAACTTTGCAATCTCAAACTTTTGATTGGGTGAGTTTTGGTAGTAGTTTTAATGTGATGGATAGAAGTTTGGCACTCAAAGAAACACATCGTATTTTAAAAGATGGGGGCGTGTTTTCTTGTATGTGGAATCACAGGGATTTGCAAGACCCTATTCAAGAAATTGCAGAAAATATTATTATGTCGCTTGTTCCAAATTATACTCGTGGGGTGCGACGCGAAGAACAGCGTGGTGTTATTGAAGAACATAAAGATTTATTCGATGAGATTTTATATATTGAACAAGATTTTTATTTTCATCAAAGTATAGAAAATTATATTTTGGCATGGAAAAGTGTAAAAAATCCGTATTGGGATTTGGAAACACAAGAGGGTGCAGAGTTGTTTGAAAAGATTACTTATCAAATGAGACATCAATTACCTAGCGCGTTTGATATTAAATATACAACAAGATCTTGGAGCGCAAAAAAAGTAAAAAAATGA
- the uvrA gene encoding excinuclease ABC subunit UvrA, giving the protein MENVIEVFGAKENNLKNINLKIPKNRLVVFTGLSGSGKSTLAFDTLYAEGQRRYIESLSSYARQFLDKVGKPNVDKIEGLTPAIAIDQKTTSKNPRSTVGTITEIYDYFRLLFARVGIQHCHLCGKEISHMSQTDIIQEVLKIKEDSKIIILAPIVKEKKGSFADKIEALRQKGYVRAYIDGVLVRLDEDIELSKTKKHTIKVIIDRVVMSEENHSRIAQGIEKALKESYGEVEIEILGEETKDNKVIHYSEHLACFDCKISFEALEPLSFSFNSPKGACEDCGGLGSKYSIDIKKILNKSLPLNKGGIKVIFGFNRNYYAELFAGFCKINKIDANKSFEELDKQEQDSLLYGNGIEVEIKWKDSILKRPWKGILQIAYDMFKDEKDLSDYMSEKPCPTCKSHRLKAPSLSVKVGGKGIGEIIDMPIEESYAFFMKDENFSYLSEQQKFIANSIFKEIKERLFFLYDVGLGYLSLGRDARTISGGESQRIRIASQIGSGLTGVMYVLDEPSIGLHERDTLKLIKTLRSLQEKGNTVIVVEHDRETIKNADFIVDIGPEAGKNGGEIVYCGDVKTMLKSHTQTAQYINRKKEISHSKNRAQDNFLEVKNVCINNIKNLSVKIPLSNFVCVTGVSGSGKSSLILQTLLPVAQELLNHAKKIKKCDGVEIEGLEALDKVIYLDQTPIGRTPRSNPATYTGVMDDIRLLFSEVKESKILGYGIGRFSFNVKGGRCEKCQGEGEIKIEMHFLPDVMVKCDACNGAKYNPQTLEIKYKGKSIADVLAMSVDEALEFFNKIPKIATRLKTLQQVGLGYITLGQNAVTLSGGEAQRIKLAKELGRKDTGKTLYILDEPTTGLHFADVDRLTKVLHDLVDLGNSVVVVEHNLDMIKNADYLIDIGPEGGDKGGKLVDCGSVQKVAKDYQKTGSYTGKFLAQELREMQ; this is encoded by the coding sequence TTGGAAAATGTTATAGAAGTTTTTGGTGCAAAAGAAAATAATTTAAAAAATATTAATCTTAAAATTCCAAAAAATCGACTTGTAGTTTTTACAGGATTAAGCGGTAGTGGGAAAAGTACATTGGCATTTGATACGCTTTATGCAGAAGGACAACGCCGTTATATAGAATCGCTCTCAAGTTATGCAAGACAATTTTTAGACAAAGTAGGAAAACCAAATGTAGATAAGATTGAAGGTTTAACCCCAGCAATTGCTATTGATCAAAAGACAACTTCTAAAAATCCTCGTTCTACGGTGGGGACGATTACAGAAATTTATGACTACTTTAGACTTTTGTTTGCTAGAGTGGGGATTCAGCATTGTCATTTGTGTGGTAAAGAAATTTCACACATGAGCCAAACAGACATTATCCAAGAAGTATTAAAAATCAAAGAAGATTCTAAAATTATTATTCTAGCCCCTATTGTTAAAGAAAAAAAGGGAAGTTTTGCAGATAAGATAGAGGCTTTGCGTCAAAAAGGATATGTCCGTGCCTATATTGACGGTGTTTTGGTGCGTTTAGATGAAGATATTGAACTTTCTAAAACAAAAAAGCATACGATCAAAGTAATAATAGATCGTGTAGTAATGAGCGAGGAGAATCACTCAAGAATTGCACAAGGTATAGAAAAGGCACTTAAGGAATCTTATGGTGAGGTAGAAATTGAGATTTTGGGTGAGGAGACAAAAGATAACAAAGTAATTCATTATAGTGAACATTTAGCTTGCTTTGATTGCAAAATTAGTTTTGAAGCACTAGAGCCTTTGAGTTTTTCTTTTAATTCTCCAAAGGGAGCATGCGAGGATTGTGGAGGATTGGGGAGTAAATATAGTATTGATATCAAAAAAATTTTAAATAAATCATTGCCATTAAATAAGGGTGGAATCAAAGTAATTTTTGGGTTTAATCGGAATTATTACGCTGAACTTTTTGCTGGATTTTGCAAAATAAATAAGATTGATGCAAATAAAAGTTTTGAAGAATTGGATAAACAAGAGCAAGATTCTTTATTGTATGGAAATGGTATTGAAGTAGAAATTAAATGGAAAGATTCTATTTTAAAGCGACCATGGAAAGGGATTTTGCAAATTGCTTATGATATGTTTAAAGATGAAAAAGATTTATCAGATTATATGAGTGAAAAGCCTTGTCCTACTTGTAAGTCTCATCGTTTAAAGGCTCCTTCACTTTCTGTAAAAGTAGGTGGAAAAGGGATTGGAGAAATCATTGATATGCCTATTGAAGAGAGTTATGCTTTTTTTATGAAAGATGAAAATTTTAGTTATCTTAGTGAGCAACAAAAATTTATTGCAAATTCTATTTTTAAGGAAATTAAAGAAAGGCTATTTTTTCTGTATGATGTAGGGCTTGGTTATTTGAGTTTAGGGAGAGATGCACGAACAATTAGCGGAGGAGAAAGTCAGAGAATTCGTATTGCAAGTCAAATTGGTAGTGGACTTACTGGGGTGATGTATGTCTTAGATGAACCAAGTATTGGGTTGCATGAAAGAGATACGTTAAAACTCATTAAAACATTAAGAAGTTTGCAAGAAAAAGGTAATACTGTAATAGTAGTTGAGCATGATAGAGAAACGATAAAAAATGCAGATTTTATTGTAGATATTGGGCCGGAAGCAGGGAAAAATGGAGGTGAGATTGTTTATTGTGGAGATGTGAAAACGATGCTAAAATCTCACACACAAACTGCACAATATATTAATCGAAAAAAAGAAATTTCTCATAGCAAAAATAGAGCACAAGATAATTTTTTAGAAGTAAAAAATGTTTGTATTAATAATATAAAAAATCTTAGTGTAAAAATTCCTCTTTCAAATTTTGTTTGTGTAACAGGGGTGAGTGGGAGTGGAAAAAGCTCCTTAATTTTGCAGACCTTGTTGCCAGTGGCACAAGAATTATTAAATCATGCTAAAAAAATTAAAAAATGTGATGGCGTAGAGATTGAGGGATTAGAAGCATTGGATAAAGTGATTTATCTTGATCAAACCCCTATTGGAAGGACTCCAAGGAGTAATCCTGCAACTTATACAGGCGTGATGGATGACATTAGGTTACTTTTTAGTGAAGTAAAAGAATCTAAAATTTTGGGATATGGTATTGGGCGTTTTAGTTTTAATGTCAAAGGAGGAAGATGCGAGAAGTGTCAAGGTGAAGGAGAGATTAAAATTGAAATGCATTTTTTGCCTGATGTGATGGTAAAATGTGATGCTTGTAATGGTGCAAAATATAATCCTCAAACTTTAGAAATCAAATACAAAGGAAAATCAATCGCTGATGTTTTGGCAATGAGCGTAGATGAGGCATTGGAGTTTTTTAATAAGATTCCAAAAATTGCAACACGATTGAAAACTTTACAACAAGTGGGGCTTGGCTATATTACTTTGGGGCAAAATGCTGTAACTTTAAGTGGTGGGGAAGCGCAAAGAATAAAGCTTGCCAAAGAGCTAGGGCGCAAAGATACAGGCAAGACTCTTTATATTTTAGATGAACCTACAACGGGATTACATTTTGCAGATGTAGATCGATTAACAAAGGTTTTACATGATTTAGTAGATCTTGGCAATTCTGTGGTGGTGGTTGAGCATAATTTAGACATGATAAAAAATGCAGATTATCTGATTGATATTGGGCCTGAGGGGGGCGATAAGGGTGGCAAGCTAGTTGATTGTGGAAGTGTGCAAAAAGTAGCAAAAGATTATCAAAAAACAGGAAGTTATACGGGAAAATTCTTAGCACAAGAGTTAAGGGAAATGCAATGA
- a CDS encoding PEP-utilizing enzyme, translating into MKKLNFKTKARNLENLLGIIENAKILPLKIIQADLKNQAEIVKEIQKEFFGKKLIIRSSSHAEDSKENSNAGAFLSLGNIDSSNILELQNALQEVAKTLQECDEILIQPMLENITKCGVAFSVDKDNFAPYFSIQYDESGSNSAITDGSSAQFMSYTHFRDAPLPQDLYLKQIILLILELENLFSHKALDIEFAYAKNGNKEELYLLQVRPLVMINKKDFSNHISLDILTRLQRRFKKLQFCHSDVLGSKTLFGVMPDWNPAEIIGLRPKRLALSLYKEIITDNIWAYQRDNYGYRKLRSHPLMHSFCGIPYIDVRLSFNSFIPQSIQEKTATKLVEFYIDSLINQPYLHDKIEFDIVFSCYDFSLDMRLEKLLKHGFSQQEITEIKHSLLEVTNNIIHPKDGLYHKDLQKVTLLEGIYQNIMQANISLIDKIYWLIENCKRYGTLPFAGVARAGFVAMQFLNSLVENGFLQAEERLCFLNTLNTKAKQLSQDVSNLTKHNKEEFLKKYGHLRAGTYNILSPRYDEDFDSYFDFQTGQKTQQNESFFLDSQRMQELEKMLQKQGLKINAQEFFIFLKTAIEGRELAKFEFSKLLSRAISLIAELGDYYHISKEEMAHSNIKTILDLYASLYAEEPRKRLLEEIMQNQKEYLCTQAIKLPPLLCKEEDIMGFTSSRILPNFITQKVVCAHVASEKDDQLMGKIVLIYAADPGYDYLFSKQIAGFITCYGGANSHMAIRASELGIPAVIGVGEEIFAKCSQAKNLRIDCESEQIFYL; encoded by the coding sequence ATGAAAAAATTGAATTTTAAAACTAAGGCAAGGAATTTAGAGAATCTCCTAGGGATTATTGAAAATGCAAAAATTTTGCCTTTAAAAATCATACAAGCTGATTTAAAAAATCAAGCAGAGATTGTTAAAGAAATTCAAAAAGAGTTTTTTGGTAAAAAACTTATTATTCGTAGCTCTTCGCATGCAGAAGATTCTAAGGAAAATTCAAATGCGGGAGCTTTTTTGAGTCTTGGAAATATCGATAGTAGCAATATTTTAGAATTGCAAAACGCATTACAAGAGGTGGCAAAAACTTTACAAGAATGTGATGAGATTTTAATCCAGCCAATGTTGGAAAATATCACAAAATGTGGAGTGGCTTTTAGTGTTGATAAGGATAATTTTGCCCCATATTTTTCTATCCAGTATGATGAGAGCGGATCTAATAGTGCTATTACAGATGGTAGTAGTGCGCAATTTATGAGCTATACACATTTTAGAGACGCACCCTTACCTCAAGATTTATATTTAAAACAAATCATTTTATTGATTCTAGAATTAGAAAATCTTTTTTCACATAAGGCATTGGATATTGAGTTTGCTTATGCAAAAAATGGAAATAAGGAAGAGTTGTATTTATTGCAAGTAAGACCACTTGTTATGATAAATAAAAAGGATTTTTCAAATCATATTTCTTTGGATATTCTTACAAGATTGCAAAGGCGTTTCAAAAAATTGCAATTTTGCCATAGTGATGTGCTAGGATCAAAAACGCTATTTGGTGTAATGCCAGATTGGAATCCAGCTGAAATTATTGGCCTTAGACCAAAGCGTTTGGCTCTTAGTCTTTATAAAGAAATTATTACAGATAATATTTGGGCATATCAAAGGGATAATTATGGGTATCGAAAATTGCGTTCTCATCCTTTGATGCATTCTTTTTGTGGGATTCCTTATATTGATGTGCGATTATCTTTTAATTCTTTTATTCCTCAATCTATTCAGGAAAAAACTGCTACAAAGCTTGTAGAGTTTTATATAGATTCTTTAATTAACCAGCCTTATTTACACGATAAAATTGAGTTTGATATTGTGTTTTCTTGTTATGATTTTAGTTTGGACATGCGTTTAGAAAAATTACTTAAGCATGGATTTTCACAGCAAGAAATTACAGAAATTAAGCATTCTTTGCTTGAAGTGACAAATAATATTATCCATCCAAAAGATGGGTTGTATCATAAAGATTTGCAAAAAGTTACTTTATTAGAAGGAATTTATCAAAATATTATGCAGGCTAATATTTCTTTGATTGATAAGATTTATTGGCTAATAGAAAATTGTAAGCGTTATGGCACTTTACCTTTTGCAGGTGTGGCTAGAGCGGGATTTGTAGCAATGCAATTTTTAAATTCTTTGGTAGAAAATGGATTTTTGCAAGCAGAAGAACGCCTTTGTTTTTTAAATACACTCAATACAAAAGCAAAACAACTTAGCCAAGATGTATCAAATCTCACAAAACACAATAAAGAAGAATTTCTTAAAAAATATGGGCATCTTAGAGCAGGGACTTATAATATTCTCTCGCCGCGTTATGATGAAGATTTTGATTCTTATTTTGATTTTCAAACAGGGCAGAAAACTCAACAAAACGAGAGTTTTTTTCTAGATAGTCAAAGAATGCAAGAATTAGAAAAGATGTTGCAAAAACAAGGATTAAAAATCAATGCTCAAGAATTTTTTATATTTTTAAAAACTGCAATTGAAGGCAGGGAGCTAGCAAAATTTGAATTTAGCAAGCTTCTTTCTAGGGCTATTAGCTTGATTGCAGAATTAGGCGATTATTATCACATTAGTAAAGAAGAAATGGCACATAGTAATATTAAAACAATTCTAGATTTATATGCATCACTTTATGCAGAGGAACCACGAAAGCGATTATTAGAAGAGATTATGCAAAATCAAAAAGAATATCTTTGCACACAGGCTATTAAACTTCCTCCTCTTCTTTGCAAAGAAGAGGATATTATGGGCTTTACCTCTTCTAGAATCTTGCCAAATTTTATTACTCAAAAAGTGGTGTGTGCTCATGTAGCATCAGAAAAAGACGATCAACTTATGGGAAAGATTGTCTTAATTTATGCGGCAGATCCAGGATATGACTATTTATTTTCTAAGCAAATTGCAGGATTTATTACTTGTTATGGAGGTGCAAACTCTCATATGGCTATTCGCGCTTCAGAGCTTGGAATTCCTGCTGTTATTGGTGTAGGAGAGGAGATTTTTGCAAAATGTTCACAGGCAAAAAATTTGCGTATTGATTGCGAAAGTGAGCAGATTTTTTATCTATGA
- a CDS encoding adenylyl-sulfate kinase, giving the protein MKKGLVVWICGLAGSGKSTIAREVRNKLSLYQDNVIYLDGDELREILGNFDYDRDSRIEMAKKRALMANFLAQQGMIVLVSTISLFNEIYTFNRALIKSYCEIFVDCDFEELLKRDQKSLYSNAINKKIANVVGVDIPFDIPQADLVVYNDKQEALQNNVAMIIETIQSKI; this is encoded by the coding sequence ATGAAAAAGGGGCTTGTAGTTTGGATTTGCGGACTTGCAGGGAGCGGAAAAAGCACAATTGCTAGAGAAGTAAGAAATAAGCTTTCTTTGTATCAAGATAATGTGATTTATTTAGATGGAGATGAACTAAGAGAGATTCTAGGGAATTTTGATTATGATAGGGATTCAAGAATAGAGATGGCAAAAAAGCGTGCTTTAATGGCGAATTTTTTGGCACAACAAGGTATGATTGTGCTTGTTTCTACAATTTCACTTTTTAATGAAATTTATACTTTTAATCGTGCTTTGATAAAATCTTATTGCGAGATTTTTGTAGATTGTGACTTTGAAGAACTATTAAAAAGAGATCAAAAAAGTCTCTATTCAAATGCAATAAATAAAAAAATTGCAAATGTTGTAGGAGTAGATATTCCTTTTGATATTCCACAAGCAGATTTGGTTGTTTATAATGATAAACAAGAGGCATTGCAAAATAATGTTGCTATGATTATTGAAACAATACAGAGCAAAATATAG